One Panicum virgatum strain AP13 chromosome 9K, P.virgatum_v5, whole genome shotgun sequence genomic region harbors:
- the LOC120652489 gene encoding ocs element-binding factor 1-like, producing MASSSGSGSGSSGSLSATLAAAAGTEEELRAHGAALRQADLSNRESARRSRMRNQRHLDDLTAQAAHLRRENAHVATALGLTTHGLLAVDAKNAIFRTQAAELAARLASLNDILACMNTNAAAVAAARAAPVLCAGPCRLPLCGPCVCGAPREIRPHAAPSSPPWPEPAPGPCAMACREGRRAQGGRPRREGRRGGQRREQEGEADSFIGNGWPLFPGTWAFNLEAHAKWESK from the coding sequence ATGGCTTCCtcgagcgggagcgggagcggcagCTCGGGCTCGCTCTCCGCGaccctcgcggccgccgcgggcacGGAGGAGGAGCTGCGCGCTCATGGAGCAGCGTTGCGCCAAGCGGATCTCTCCAACCGCGAGTCTGCGCGCCGCTCGCGGATGCGCAATCAGCGCCACCTCGACGACCTCACCGCGCAGGCCGCGCACCTGCGCCGCGAGAACGCGCACGTCGCCACCGCGCTCGGCCTCACCACGCacggcctcctcgccgtcgacgccaAGAACGCCATCTTCCGCACCCaggccgcggagctcgccgcGCGGCTCGCCTCCCTCAACGACATCCTCGCCTGCATGAacaccaacgccgccgccgtcgctgcggcCCGTGCTGCGCCGGTCCTCTGCGCGGGTCCTTGTCGTCTTCCTCTGTGCGGTCCTTGTGTCTGCGGAGCTCCTCGCGAGATCCGCCCTCACGCAGCCCCGAGCTCGCCACCATGGCCCGAGCCCGCCCCTGGTCCTTGCGCCATGGCGtgcagggaggggcggcgcgcgcaAGGAGGGCGGCCGcgcagggaggggcggcgcggaggccaGCGTCGCGAGCAGGAAGGAGAAGCCGATTCGTTTATTGGAAATGGGTGGCCTCTATTTCCAGGGACTTGGGCCTTCAATTTGGAGGCCCATGCAAAATGGGAGTCCAAATAA